The Osmerus eperlanus chromosome 7, fOsmEpe2.1, whole genome shotgun sequence genome includes a region encoding these proteins:
- the bola1 gene encoding bolA-like protein 1 isoform X2: MDVNPNRPVEGTIRTKLTQALEPEHLEVHNESHMHAVPSGSESHFRVLVVSPRFDGLSLIQRHRLVNEALSEELRTCVHALAIQAKTPQQWGRNPSLAKSPPCMGGSRGDHTVEEKLKAGQE; encoded by the coding sequence ATGGACGTAAACCCCAACCGGCCTGTCGAAGGGACCATACGGACCAAGCTCACCCAGGCTCTTGAGCCTGAACACTTAGAAGTTCACAATGAAAGCCACATGCACGCCGTGCCCTCTGGCTCCGAGTCCCATTTCAGAGTCCTTGTGGTCAGTCCACGCTTTGATGGCCTCTCCTTAATACAGCGCCACCGCTTGGTCAACGAAGCTCTAAGTGAGGAGCTCCGAACCTGTGTCCATGCTCTGGCTATCCAAGCTAAGACCCCTCAGCAGTGGGGCAGAAACCCCAGTCTGGCCAAGAGCCCTCCGTGCATGGGAGGCTCAAGGGGGGATCACACAGTCGAGGAGAAACTCAAGGCTGGGCAGGAGTGA
- the bola1 gene encoding bolA-like protein 1 isoform X1, which yields MLSTVIRSARQISTTSTFTRTLAHFKPHMDVNPNRPVEGTIRTKLTQALEPEHLEVHNESHMHAVPSGSESHFRVLVVSPRFDGLSLIQRHRLVNEALSEELRTCVHALAIQAKTPQQWGRNPSLAKSPPCMGGSRGDHTVEEKLKAGQE from the coding sequence ATGCTGTCCACTGTTATCCGCAGTGCTCGTCAAATTTCGACCACCTCTACCTTTACGAGGACCTTAGCCCACTTCAAACCCCACATGGACGTAAACCCCAACCGGCCTGTCGAAGGGACCATACGGACCAAGCTCACCCAGGCTCTTGAGCCTGAACACTTAGAAGTTCACAATGAAAGCCACATGCACGCCGTGCCCTCTGGCTCCGAGTCCCATTTCAGAGTCCTTGTGGTCAGTCCACGCTTTGATGGCCTCTCCTTAATACAGCGCCACCGCTTGGTCAACGAAGCTCTAAGTGAGGAGCTCCGAACCTGTGTCCATGCTCTGGCTATCCAAGCTAAGACCCCTCAGCAGTGGGGCAGAAACCCCAGTCTGGCCAAGAGCCCTCCGTGCATGGGAGGCTCAAGGGGGGATCACACAGTCGAGGAGAAACTCAAGGCTGGGCAGGAGTGA